One part of the Sporocytophaga myxococcoides DSM 11118 genome encodes these proteins:
- a CDS encoding ArnT family glycosyltransferase codes for MSSKITFTLYFILTLFFTALIPLIAGSNGIELTHDSGYYVQAARAFTNSDLFLDIHGNRLTLYPPGYALWLSFYQYTGLDIPTFAMWSNAIFFLCMLVSSIFILQKAISNPIIRLIAFISIGLSTVLVQNGVFLWSDLLFIVFSVAYLSTLIAFLENKNGISLFLLVLYSVAGFYIRYIGITFIFSTVLALTFSGNFSFGEKIKNIISYVIYTGFFLGLWFIRNYIVSGNLSIEYDKGTKSIFKNITDALQIVSTYFIPNTLPSSVKLVFISILIIACVVFSLKLRKKIPPAFNALVSFIFAYLGFFILINTIKDICDFDDRYLSPVFIPVVISTFIIIDRAIENFKYKKYLISVLCLWLIYPAYRTYKNGLQWHKGVGYNTDSWKNNEVITKVNKLPKSLIISNNPIPIILINNTTAYSMDYKDAQGKEFYFVEWTNGERLLYLNTNEKQFKEQHTLKEIKKLKDATIYYHTDNAYPSLMKHDQ; via the coding sequence ATGTCAAGTAAAATAACTTTTACTCTTTATTTTATTCTCACATTATTTTTTACAGCACTCATCCCTTTGATTGCTGGATCAAATGGAATTGAACTGACTCATGATTCCGGATATTACGTGCAGGCTGCAAGGGCTTTTACCAACTCAGACCTCTTCCTTGATATTCATGGAAACAGATTAACCCTATACCCTCCGGGATATGCATTATGGTTATCTTTTTACCAATACACCGGACTAGACATACCTACCTTTGCCATGTGGAGCAATGCGATATTCTTTTTATGCATGCTCGTCAGTTCAATATTCATTCTACAAAAAGCAATTAGCAACCCCATTATCCGGCTTATAGCTTTTATATCTATTGGCCTTTCAACAGTATTAGTCCAGAATGGAGTTTTCCTCTGGTCTGATCTCTTATTCATAGTTTTTTCAGTTGCATATCTTTCAACACTTATAGCATTTCTGGAAAACAAAAATGGGATATCCCTTTTCTTACTTGTGCTTTATTCTGTAGCTGGATTTTATATCCGATACATTGGAATCACCTTTATTTTCAGTACTGTTCTTGCACTCACATTTTCAGGAAATTTCAGCTTCGGTGAAAAAATTAAAAACATAATATCTTATGTAATATACACAGGCTTCTTTCTGGGACTTTGGTTTATCAGAAATTATATAGTAAGTGGAAATCTCTCTATCGAATACGATAAAGGAACAAAATCTATCTTCAAAAACATAACAGATGCATTGCAGATTGTATCAACATACTTTATCCCAAATACATTACCCTCATCAGTCAAATTAGTATTCATAAGCATTTTAATTATAGCTTGTGTTGTTTTTAGTTTGAAACTAAGAAAAAAAATACCTCCAGCTTTCAACGCACTTGTCTCTTTTATCTTTGCCTACCTTGGATTTTTCATCCTTATCAATACCATTAAAGATATATGTGATTTCGATGACAGATATCTTTCTCCTGTATTTATTCCTGTTGTGATTTCTACTTTTATTATAATAGATAGGGCAATTGAAAATTTCAAATACAAAAAATACCTGATATCTGTTCTTTGTCTATGGCTTATTTATCCTGCATACAGGACATACAAAAATGGTCTGCAATGGCACAAGGGCGTTGGCTACAATACTGATAGCTGGAAAAATAATGAGGTTATTACTAAAGTAAATAAATTACCCAAAAGTTTGATCATCTCTAATAATCCCATACCTATCATCCTTATCAATAACACAACAGCATATTCTATGGATTATAAAGATGCTCAAGGAAAAGAATTTTATTTTGTGGAATGGACCAATGGCGAGCGTCTCTTATATCTCAACACCAATGAGAAACAATTTAAAGAACAACATACTTTAAAGGAAATCAAGAAGTTGAAGGATGCTACGATTTATTATCATACTGATAATGCTTATCCTTCTTTAATGAAACATGATCAATAG
- a CDS encoding SMI1/KNR4 family protein: MKSSFDKIENWLNENAEKITEFSLLEPASENEINKLEKAINKTLPKDFKELYLWHNGLCDDGNVGSLFFGMDFYPIERILEEYHSKEKFSSENISLKKADKEIDKSNIYNSDWVKFAFDGSHTSLYLDLRPTNEGKYGQIIFIDDEYETGILVANSTSQLVSDFAKDLEDNLYHLSEDALQDENHYLETDQSIDIVNWQSSERWKRQ; encoded by the coding sequence ATGAAAAGCAGTTTTGATAAAATTGAAAATTGGTTAAATGAAAATGCTGAGAAAATTACTGAGTTTTCATTGTTAGAACCTGCAAGTGAAAATGAAATTAATAAACTGGAAAAAGCAATAAACAAGACTCTTCCGAAAGATTTTAAAGAGCTATACTTATGGCATAATGGCTTGTGTGATGATGGAAATGTCGGTAGTCTTTTCTTTGGGATGGATTTTTATCCGATTGAAAGAATACTTGAAGAATATCATAGTAAAGAGAAATTTTCTTCTGAAAATATTTCTTTAAAGAAGGCAGATAAGGAAATAGATAAATCTAATATATACAATTCAGATTGGGTGAAATTTGCTTTTGATGGTTCACATACAAGTTTATACCTTGACCTTAGGCCAACCAATGAAGGAAAGTATGGACAAATCATTTTCATTGATGATGAATATGAAACTGGAATTTTAGTAGCCAATTCTACCTCTCAATTAGTGTCAGATTTTGCGAAAGATTTAGAAGATAATCTATATCATCTTAGTGAAGATGCTTTACAAGACGAAAATCATTATTTGGAAACTGATCAATCAATTGACATAGTTAATTGGCAATCAAGTGAAAGGTGGAAGCGACAGTAA
- a CDS encoding alpha-ketoglutarate-dependent dioxygenase AlkB family protein — translation MKLFEDIIDKSRNWLPKDGTVNYYGKLFNQEKADYYLKRLLSDIEWRNDEAVLFGKKIITKRKVAWYGDKPFEYTYSNTTKHALPWTKELLEIKKIVEIETGETFNSCLLNLYHSGEEGMAWHSDGETDLKKDGAIGSLSLGAERKFAFKHKTTKEKVEMILEHGSLLVMKDTTQTHWLHRLPLSKKIKMPRVNLTFRTIIH, via the coding sequence ATGAAACTATTTGAGGACATAATTGATAAATCAAGAAATTGGTTGCCCAAAGACGGCACTGTAAATTATTACGGCAAGTTATTCAACCAGGAAAAAGCAGATTATTATTTGAAAAGATTGCTTAGTGACATTGAATGGCGAAATGATGAAGCAGTTCTCTTTGGAAAGAAAATTATAACCAAGCGAAAAGTGGCTTGGTATGGCGACAAGCCTTTTGAATACACTTATTCCAATACAACCAAACATGCATTGCCCTGGACAAAAGAACTTTTGGAAATCAAAAAGATCGTTGAAATAGAAACGGGCGAAACGTTTAATTCCTGTTTACTCAATCTGTATCATAGTGGGGAAGAGGGAATGGCATGGCACAGCGATGGGGAAACCGATCTAAAGAAAGATGGAGCAATCGGTTCGTTGAGCTTAGGAGCAGAGCGGAAGTTTGCTTTCAAACACAAAACAACAAAAGAAAAAGTAGAAATGATTCTGGAACACGGAAGTCTTTTAGTAATGAAAGATACAACTCAAACGCATTGGCTTCATAGATTGCCGTTGAGTAAAAAAATAAAAATGCCAAGAGTAAACCTGACATTCAGGACTATAATTCATTAA
- a CDS encoding Ada metal-binding domain-containing protein, producing MIQHKEISDKDLLSKIKHQEIRFGGNIKLKIYGTLSCASGKKMKRDNRVFFFEETEAINNGFRPCSHCMKEPYKKWKHETI from the coding sequence ATGATACAGCACAAAGAAATATCTGATAAGGATTTACTTAGTAAAATCAAACATCAGGAAATACGTTTTGGTGGAAACATCAAACTGAAGATTTACGGAACTTTGTCATGTGCTTCGGGTAAAAAGATGAAAAGAGACAATAGGGTATTCTTTTTTGAGGAAACAGAAGCGATAAACAATGGTTTTCGCCCTTGCAGTCATTGTATGAAAGAGCCATATAAAAAGTGGAAGCATGAAACTATTTGA
- a CDS encoding glycoside hydrolase family 11 protein — translation MKIKLPPMLSRVVFSFVMLFITSHMYAQTVTTNTQSTHNGFFYSFWNDNSQGSASMTLGAAGNYSTTWNNVGNFTAGKGWAVGKPDRVVCFSGSFNGGSNGFLALYGWTKNALIEYYVCENHGQWTPPGNTSDIQKKGTYTSDGGTYTIYTATRTNQPSIIGTATFQQYWSVRTQTRSSGTITFANHVAAWKAAGMNMGSTWDYQIMESEGYHSSGSSNITVSECVSCATPAPTTTASFDYEVGETAKQLTATGTNLKWYTVSSGGTALSSAPTPSTATAGTTKYYVGQTLNGCEGPRAEVTIRVSQKYKIYKVPTPIAIDGAIESTWTNASVQPAAAAKLLSGTVTNIADLSGNFKALWDDTYLYVLADVTDDKKVNESTNVYDDDAVEVYVDINNDKATTYAANDVQYSFGWNDGTTVGILPSGRSTTNITYKVVDKTGGYIVEARIPWTTLQGSPAIGQLVGMDFMINDDDDNGTRDGKLSWNASEDDAWENPSLFGTAILQGLLPCTTPEPPTVVSPVTYCQNATASALTATGTNLLWYTSSTGGTGTATATPVTAAAGEVIYYVTQNVGGCESSRAQIKVTVNALPTASVTAGSATTFCSGGLVTLTSSTGSSYVWKNGTTQVGTGATYSATTPGSYTVEVTNANNCKATSAATTVTVNAAPSEPTVNASVAYCQNVAATQLTATGTSLKWYADNTTSTALPTAPTPSTTSVGTTNYYVSQTTNGCESPRSKISVTVNSLPAAVITSAGSTTIPSGASVTLNANTGSGLTYKWYNGSVQVGTTASYIASTAGGYAVEVTDASGCKATSQPTNINVVANQPSVISITSPAANETIEGTITIAINVSDPDGSVTLVEYLDGNSLLGTNTSQPYNFNWTNASIGAHVISVRVTDSNGGITTSAPLPVNAGITTGISSGNNMFANVYPVPARDEFVVETELNLINASVKMTNALGTEVSLPVNIQGSNVSLNVSELADGPYILMIRQDSKIVTKKIIVAH, via the coding sequence ATGAAAATAAAACTACCTCCAATGTTGTCCCGTGTCGTCTTTTCATTTGTGATGTTATTTATAACATCTCATATGTATGCACAGACTGTAACCACAAATACGCAAAGTACCCATAATGGTTTTTTTTATTCCTTCTGGAATGATAATAGCCAAGGATCAGCATCCATGACCCTGGGGGCAGCAGGAAACTATAGTACAACATGGAACAATGTTGGAAACTTCACTGCTGGAAAAGGCTGGGCTGTGGGGAAACCGGATAGAGTAGTATGCTTTTCTGGCTCATTTAATGGTGGAAGCAACGGGTTTCTGGCTTTATATGGATGGACAAAAAATGCTTTAATTGAATATTATGTGTGTGAAAATCATGGACAATGGACACCTCCGGGAAATACAAGTGATATACAAAAAAAAGGTACTTATACGAGTGATGGAGGTACATATACTATTTATACGGCAACTCGTACCAATCAACCGTCTATTATTGGTACAGCGACATTTCAACAATATTGGAGTGTTCGTACACAAACAAGATCTAGCGGAACCATCACCTTTGCCAACCACGTTGCTGCATGGAAGGCTGCCGGGATGAACATGGGTTCAACCTGGGATTACCAAATCATGGAATCAGAAGGGTATCATAGTTCAGGAAGTTCAAATATCACAGTGAGTGAATGCGTGTCTTGCGCAACTCCTGCGCCGACAACGACAGCTTCGTTTGATTACGAAGTTGGGGAAACAGCTAAACAATTAACAGCAACAGGTACTAATCTTAAATGGTATACTGTATCATCAGGTGGTACAGCTTTATCATCTGCTCCTACACCAAGTACTGCTACAGCTGGTACTACAAAGTATTATGTAGGACAAACACTGAACGGATGTGAAGGACCACGAGCTGAAGTTACTATTCGCGTGTCACAGAAATATAAGATTTATAAAGTGCCAACACCGATTGCCATTGATGGAGCAATTGAGTCCACGTGGACGAATGCAAGTGTGCAGCCGGCAGCCGCAGCAAAGTTGCTTTCAGGAACTGTTACGAATATTGCAGATCTGTCGGGTAATTTTAAAGCCTTATGGGACGATACCTATTTGTATGTGCTGGCAGATGTAACAGATGACAAAAAAGTGAATGAAAGTACCAATGTATATGATGATGATGCTGTTGAAGTCTACGTAGACATTAATAATGACAAGGCTACCACCTATGCGGCAAACGATGTACAATATTCTTTTGGGTGGAACGATGGCACAACGGTTGGTATATTGCCTTCAGGACGTTCAACAACTAATATTACTTATAAAGTTGTAGACAAAACAGGTGGTTATATTGTGGAAGCGCGTATTCCGTGGACTACATTACAAGGTTCACCTGCAATAGGTCAGTTGGTAGGTATGGATTTTATGATCAACGACGATGACGATAACGGAACACGTGATGGTAAGTTATCCTGGAATGCAAGTGAAGATGATGCCTGGGAAAATCCTTCCTTATTTGGTACTGCTATCTTACAGGGATTATTACCATGTACGACACCAGAGCCTCCAACAGTTGTATCGCCTGTTACATATTGTCAGAATGCAACTGCATCAGCTTTAACTGCAACAGGTACAAACTTGTTATGGTACACGTCTTCGACGGGAGGCACAGGTACAGCAACTGCAACACCTGTTACAGCCGCAGCAGGAGAGGTTATTTATTATGTAACGCAGAATGTTGGAGGATGTGAAAGTTCACGTGCTCAGATTAAAGTGACGGTAAATGCCTTGCCGACAGCATCTGTCACCGCAGGTTCAGCAACTACATTTTGCTCCGGCGGTTTAGTAACATTGACATCAAGTACAGGTTCTTCATACGTATGGAAAAATGGAACGACACAGGTTGGAACTGGTGCAACATATTCTGCAACAACACCTGGTTCGTATACCGTTGAAGTTACAAATGCAAATAATTGCAAAGCTACATCTGCCGCAACAACTGTAACAGTTAATGCAGCGCCCTCTGAACCAACGGTTAACGCATCCGTGGCTTATTGTCAGAATGTCGCTGCAACACAATTAACTGCAACAGGAACTTCATTGAAGTGGTATGCAGACAATACGACATCTACCGCATTGCCAACAGCTCCGACGCCTTCAACAACATCAGTAGGTACAACAAACTACTATGTGTCTCAAACAACAAATGGCTGTGAGAGTCCAAGGTCAAAAATTTCAGTCACTGTAAATTCTCTGCCAGCAGCAGTGATCACCTCGGCCGGTTCAACCACCATCCCTTCAGGAGCTTCAGTTACTTTGAATGCAAATACTGGCTCAGGTTTAACATATAAATGGTATAATGGTTCTGTGCAGGTAGGGACTACTGCATCCTATATAGCTTCTACTGCTGGGGGGTATGCTGTTGAAGTAACAGACGCATCAGGTTGCAAGGCTACATCACAGCCAACGAATATAAATGTTGTTGCTAATCAACCTTCTGTGATTTCAATTACATCTCCGGCAGCGAATGAAACAATTGAAGGAACAATCACTATTGCAATAAATGTTTCGGATCCGGATGGAAGTGTTACATTGGTTGAATACTTAGATGGAAATTCTTTGCTTGGTACAAATACTTCACAACCATATAACTTCAATTGGACCAATGCCAGTATAGGTGCTCATGTAATTTCGGTCAGGGTAACTGACAGTAATGGAGGTATTACTACTTCAGCGCCTCTACCAGTGAATGCCGGTATAACTACAGGAATATCATCAGGTAACAATATGTTTGCAAATGTATATCCCGTACCTGCCAGAGATGAATTTGTAGTTGAGACAGAATTGAATCTGATAAATGCATCTGTTAAAATGACAAATGCCTTAGGAACGGAAGTATCGTTGCCTGTTAATATTCAAGGTAGCAATGTCAGTTTAAATGTGAGTGAATTAGCTGATGGGCCTTATATATTGATGATCAGACAGGATTCAAAGATTGTAACAAAAAAGATTATTGTAGCACACTAA
- a CDS encoding 2OG-Fe(II) oxygenase: protein MEQKLQKIDWTFVADEMNQKGFAVIPKFLLNDECESLKSDYRSPNIYRKTIVMERYHFGLGEYKYFNYPLPDIIQQIRTEVYTHLAPIANMWFKVLNIDKQFPPTHQELLDQCKVSNQQKATVLILKYGKGGYNTLHQDLYGDIYFPIQTVLFLSEPDQDYTGGEFVLIQQIPRAQSKAIVLKPKKGDMLIFTTHFKPEKGTKGYFRVNMKHGVSEVLSGERYTLGIIFHDAIS from the coding sequence ATGGAACAAAAGTTACAAAAAATAGATTGGACCTTTGTTGCAGATGAAATGAATCAAAAGGGTTTCGCCGTTATTCCTAAATTCTTATTGAATGATGAATGTGAGAGTTTAAAATCAGATTACAGAAGTCCTAACATTTATAGAAAAACCATAGTAATGGAACGCTATCATTTTGGCTTGGGAGAATATAAGTATTTCAACTATCCGCTTCCTGACATCATTCAGCAAATTCGAACAGAGGTATATACGCACCTTGCACCGATAGCCAACATGTGGTTTAAGGTGTTAAATATAGACAAACAATTTCCGCCTACACACCAGGAATTATTAGATCAATGCAAAGTCAGCAATCAACAAAAGGCAACTGTTTTGATATTGAAATATGGCAAAGGCGGATACAATACACTTCATCAGGATTTATATGGAGATATTTATTTTCCAATACAAACCGTTTTGTTTTTGAGCGAGCCCGACCAAGATTATACAGGTGGAGAATTTGTATTGATACAACAAATTCCAAGAGCGCAATCCAAAGCCATTGTCTTAAAACCGAAGAAAGGTGATATGCTGATTTTTACCACTCACTTCAAGCCTGAGAAAGGAACGAAAGGTTATTTTCGTGTCAATATGAAACATGGTGTAAGTGAAGTTCTCAGTGGAGAGCGTTATACATTGGGTATTATTTTTCACGATGCTATAAGTTGA
- a CDS encoding SDR family oxidoreductase, translated as MQRFKNKFALITGGTNGMGFSTAQQFINEGGNVIITGRTSATVNRAIEQLGDNAFGIVSNAGNMRDILSLQEHVKRYTESIDLLFVNAGYGKFASIENADEAHFDELFNMLVKGTFFTVQQILPMMKGGSAIILNTSVVTGMGMQNFSVYSAAKSAVQSFIKTFAAELTAKDIRVNGISPGYIKTNGFNNTGLNHEQVEGAIQSIIPTIPFKRFGESVEIANAVLFLASQEASYIHGTELTVDAGVSVLK; from the coding sequence ATGCAAAGATTTAAAAACAAATTCGCACTTATCACAGGCGGAACCAATGGAATGGGCTTTTCCACAGCTCAACAATTCATCAATGAAGGTGGCAATGTAATCATCACAGGACGAACATCAGCAACTGTGAATAGAGCCATAGAACAATTAGGAGACAATGCGTTTGGTATTGTATCCAATGCAGGTAATATGAGAGATATATTGTCTTTGCAAGAGCATGTAAAGCGATATACGGAAAGCATTGATCTTCTTTTTGTTAATGCAGGGTATGGAAAATTTGCTTCCATAGAAAATGCTGACGAAGCTCATTTTGACGAATTGTTCAATATGTTGGTGAAAGGGACTTTTTTTACCGTTCAACAAATTCTTCCTATGATGAAAGGAGGAAGTGCAATAATACTCAATACGTCAGTAGTTACAGGAATGGGTATGCAGAATTTCTCAGTTTATTCGGCGGCAAAATCTGCAGTTCAATCATTCATCAAAACTTTTGCAGCAGAGCTTACAGCAAAAGACATTCGTGTAAATGGTATTAGTCCTGGTTATATCAAAACGAATGGGTTTAATAATACAGGTTTAAACCATGAACAAGTTGAAGGAGCCATTCAAAGTATTATTCCTACGATACCTTTCAAGAGATTTGGTGAGTCTGTCGAAATTGCTAATGCAGTTTTATTTCTTGCTTCTCAGGAAGCTTCATATATACATGGAACGGAGTTAACAGTAGATGCAGGAGTTTCAGTCTTAAAGTAA
- the htpG gene encoding molecular chaperone HtpG — protein MAEEKGTLSIHTENIFPIIKKFLYSDHEIFLRELVSNAVDASQKLKKLASFGECKEEVGDLKVTVSLDENAKTITISDNGIGMTADEIKKYINQIAFSGATEFLEKYKDKGEDKQIIGHFGLGFYSAFMVASKVEIVTKSFREGTEAARWICDGSTEFEISAADKATRGTDIILHVAEDSKEFLDKYRLQNILDKYCKFLPVQIEFDAKVVNNPNPIWTKQPSDLKDEDYINFYKELYPFTEDPLFWIHLNVDYPFNLTGILYFPKLKGEFEVQKNKIQLYSRQVFITDEVKDVVPEFLMLLHGVIDSPDIPLNVSRSYLQADGNVKKINTYITKKVADKLSELFNNDRKGFEEKWNDIGVFIKYGMISEDKFYEKAKDFCLLKNLKNEFFTVNEYKERIKDNQTDKNQDIVALYSSDPGKQDAYIQSAERKGYDVLLLDTLIDSHFIGLAERKNEKFHLKRVDADTVEKLIDKDEKLESVLSEDQQKSVKEIFEKVISKPNMTVTVESLPVDELPVSLTMPEFMRRMKDMAMGGRSGFGEFPDQFNVIVNANHKTIQKILQADGDEAKSRIAKQAFDLALLSQGMLKGNDLTSFIKRSVELTLV, from the coding sequence ATGGCAGAAGAAAAAGGTACTTTATCCATTCACACCGAAAATATTTTCCCGATAATCAAGAAATTTCTTTATTCGGACCACGAAATTTTTCTTAGGGAACTGGTTTCCAACGCTGTAGATGCCAGCCAAAAATTAAAAAAACTTGCATCGTTCGGAGAATGCAAAGAAGAAGTCGGCGACCTTAAGGTTACCGTATCACTAGACGAAAATGCAAAGACCATTACCATTAGCGACAATGGTATCGGTATGACAGCAGATGAAATCAAAAAATACATCAATCAGATTGCATTTTCCGGTGCCACCGAATTTCTTGAAAAATATAAAGACAAAGGGGAAGACAAGCAAATCATAGGACACTTCGGACTAGGCTTCTACAGTGCCTTTATGGTTGCTTCAAAAGTAGAAATCGTTACTAAATCATTCAGAGAAGGTACTGAAGCAGCAAGATGGATATGTGACGGTAGCACTGAGTTTGAAATTTCCGCTGCAGATAAAGCTACACGAGGTACTGACATTATCCTTCATGTAGCTGAAGACAGCAAAGAGTTTCTAGATAAATACAGACTTCAGAACATCCTTGATAAGTATTGTAAATTCCTTCCGGTTCAAATTGAATTTGACGCAAAGGTTGTAAACAATCCAAATCCAATCTGGACAAAACAACCTTCTGACCTGAAAGACGAAGACTACATTAATTTCTATAAAGAACTTTATCCATTCACTGAAGATCCATTATTCTGGATCCACCTGAATGTCGATTATCCTTTCAATCTGACAGGTATCTTATATTTCCCTAAACTGAAAGGGGAATTCGAAGTACAGAAAAACAAAATTCAGCTTTACAGCCGTCAGGTATTCATTACCGATGAAGTAAAAGATGTTGTCCCTGAATTCCTGATGTTGCTTCATGGTGTGATTGACTCTCCGGACATTCCGCTTAACGTATCAAGAAGTTATCTTCAGGCAGACGGAAATGTTAAGAAAATCAACACTTACATTACTAAAAAAGTAGCAGATAAATTATCTGAATTATTTAACAATGACAGAAAAGGCTTTGAAGAGAAATGGAATGACATTGGCGTATTCATTAAATATGGAATGATCAGTGAAGATAAATTCTATGAAAAAGCTAAAGACTTCTGTCTGTTAAAAAACCTTAAGAATGAGTTCTTCACTGTAAACGAATACAAAGAACGCATCAAAGACAATCAGACTGACAAGAATCAGGATATCGTTGCCCTTTATAGCTCTGATCCGGGTAAGCAAGACGCTTACATTCAGTCTGCTGAAAGAAAAGGCTATGATGTTCTATTATTAGACACTCTTATTGACAGCCACTTCATAGGTCTTGCAGAGAGAAAAAATGAAAAGTTCCATCTGAAGAGAGTTGATGCTGATACAGTTGAAAAGCTTATAGATAAAGATGAAAAGCTTGAAAGCGTATTGAGCGAAGATCAGCAGAAATCAGTAAAAGAGATTTTTGAAAAAGTGATCAGCAAGCCAAATATGACTGTAACTGTTGAATCACTTCCTGTGGATGAGCTTCCTGTATCTCTAACCATGCCTGAATTTATGAGAAGAATGAAAGACATGGCTATGGGTGGAAGGTCCGGCTTTGGTGAATTCCCTGATCAATTCAATGTAATCGTTAATGCTAATCACAAAACGATCCAGAAAATTCTTCAGGCTGATGGAGATGAGGCTAAATCAAGAATTGCAAAACAAGCATTTGACCTGGCATTACTTTCACAAGGAATGCTGAAAGGCAATGATCTTACAAGCTTCATTAAAAGAAGTGTTGAATTAACGTTAGTATAA
- a CDS encoding type I phosphomannose isomerase catalytic subunit, protein MELYPLKFNPIFKEKIWGGQKIKTILGKDFGPLPNCGETWEISGVKGNVSKVSEGLLKGCGLDVLIEEYKGKLVGERIYKEFGNEFPLLVKFIDANEDLSIQVHPDDKVAKAKHSCFGKTEMWYVFQAEEGARLNTGFQKGVTKEKYLEYLDNNKLEEVLNFEEVKSGDVFFLPAGRVHFIGKGILLAEIQQTSDITYRIYDFDRVDDKGQKRELHTELALDVIDFNHYSDYKTQYTDKINAPVQLVQNVCFTTNLLHVDGTISRSYKGLDCFVIYVCFEGKAVIKYGKESVSIQKGDSVLIPATIDEVMVESISETKLLESYID, encoded by the coding sequence ATGGAATTATATCCTTTAAAATTTAACCCGATTTTTAAAGAAAAAATTTGGGGAGGGCAAAAGATTAAGACTATCCTCGGAAAAGATTTTGGTCCCTTACCAAACTGTGGAGAAACATGGGAGATTTCTGGTGTAAAGGGAAATGTTTCTAAGGTAAGTGAAGGGTTATTAAAAGGCTGTGGCCTGGATGTGCTGATCGAAGAGTATAAGGGGAAACTGGTGGGAGAAAGGATCTATAAAGAATTCGGAAACGAATTTCCTTTGCTTGTAAAATTTATTGATGCAAATGAAGATCTGAGTATTCAGGTACATCCTGATGATAAGGTTGCAAAGGCTAAACATAGCTGTTTCGGAAAAACTGAAATGTGGTATGTTTTTCAGGCAGAGGAAGGGGCGAGGCTCAACACTGGTTTTCAAAAGGGCGTAACGAAAGAGAAGTATCTTGAATACCTGGATAATAATAAGCTTGAAGAAGTACTGAATTTTGAAGAGGTAAAATCCGGAGATGTATTTTTTCTCCCTGCTGGCAGAGTACATTTTATAGGTAAGGGGATTCTTCTGGCTGAAATTCAGCAAACTTCTGACATAACTTACCGCATTTACGATTTTGACAGGGTCGATGACAAGGGGCAGAAAAGGGAATTACACACTGAACTGGCTCTGGATGTAATCGATTTTAACCATTATTCCGATTATAAAACCCAATATACAGACAAGATCAATGCCCCGGTTCAGCTTGTTCAGAATGTCTGCTTTACCACAAACCTGCTGCATGTAGACGGGACAATCTCCCGTTCCTATAAAGGTCTGGATTGCTTTGTGATATATGTTTGCTTTGAAGGGAAGGCAGTTATTAAGTATGGAAAAGAATCGGTTAGTATTCAGAAGGGAGATTCGGTTCTGATTCCGGCGACTATTGATGAGGTAATGGTGGAAAGTATTTCGGAAACCAAACTTTTGGAGTCTTATATTGATTAA